The sequence CCAAACGGGAGAAGGTGATAACCAGTGACGCAGCGAGAGTGGGTGGAACGCGACTTCTATGCCGACCTGGGCGTGCCATCGGACGCATCGACCGAGCACATCAAGAAGGCTTACCGCAAGCTCGCCCGGGAGCTGCACCCGGACGCCAACCCGCACGACTCCCGAGCCGAGGATCGCTTCAAAACGGTCAGCGAGGCGCACGCCGTGCTCTCGGACCCGGTCAAACGCAAGGACTACGACGAGACACGCAGGCTGTTCACCCCCGGAGCCTTCGGTCGCAGCGGATTCCACGCCGGCGCCAGGTCGGGCGCCGGCGGCAGCGGCAGAGATTTCGGCATCGGCGACCTGTTCGGGCGGAGCTCACCCTTCACCAGCACTGGGGACCTGTTCGATCGGACCACCGGCACGCGCCCACGGCGCGGCAGTGACGTCGAGACCGACACACAGCTGACGTTCCGAGCGGCCATCCGCGGCACCGTGGTGCCACTACAAGTGAGCGGCGTCTCCACATGCACCGCATGTCACGGCAGCGGCACGACTCCCGGAACCACCGCGAGAGCCTGCCCGCGCTGTTATGGAATGGGATTGGTCACCCGCAATCTGGGAGCATTCGGGTTCAGCGAACCCTGCGACGACTGCCGCGGCACCGGGTTCGTCATCGACGCACCCTGCCCAGATTGTCAAGGCACCGGCAGCGGGAATCGCACCCGCACCGTCAACGTCCGGGTGCCAGCCGGCGTGTGTGATGGCCAACGCCTCCGGCTCCCGGGTCAAGGCGAACCGGGCCTGCGGGGCGCCCCTTCGGGCGATCTGTACGTTCGCGTACACGTCACCGCGGACCCGGTGTTCGGCCGCGACGGCGATGATCTCACCGTCACGATTCCGGTCACCTTCAGCGAGCTGGCCTTGGGTGCAACGATGTCCGTTCCCACCCTCGAGGGAACCGTCGGAATGAAGATTCCGGCGGGCACGGCAGCCGGACGAACCTTTCGGATTCGCGGTCGCGGAGCGCCCAGACGTGACGGCACGGCGGGCGATCTGTTGATCCGGACCGAGGTCACGGTGCCACCGAAGTTGGACGCCACCGCCGCCGAAGCTCTGCGGGCATACGCGCACGCCGAGCGAGCATCCGGATTCGATCCCCGCGCCAAGTGGGCGGGCAGGAGATGACTCCGAGAGACCCGACGGTCCGATCGCCCGGCTCGGCCACGAGTTGCGCGACCTCGAGGAGTCGCTGGGGATCTGACGGGTCAGGTTTCGGCGCGGTCGCTGTGCCCGAGGTGGCGGTCGGGAGCCACCCGGTCACGGACCAGTTGCTTCAGGACGGTGATCTCGGGGAATCCACTTTTCTCCTTGCGGTCCCAGATGAGTTCGCCGTCGACGGTGATACGGAAGATTCCGCCCGTGCCTGGTACGAGCGCGACTTCGCCGAGGTCTTGCCCGAAGGTGCCGAGAAGTTCCTGCGCCATCCATGCTGCGCGTAACAACCACTGGCACTGCGTGCAGTAAGTGATCTCGACCCGGCTACCTGGGCTGCTCGTCGTCATCGAGACAATGTAGCCGACCAGGCGCCCCGAACTCACTCGGACGCTTGCCGATTGGTGAGCCGACGAATCTACACCGATGCCATCGTCTCGTCATCTCGATGTCACCGACGAACTGCACAATGTCGATCGTCAGATCGTGCCCGCCTTGTGAAAGGAAGTTCCCATGTCTACCGCACTCGAAGAATCACGTCGCCACGCCATCGAATTGACCAACGAGAAGATTCAGGCCATCAAGGATTTCTTCACCCACATCTTCCGCCTGGACACCGCGAAGTAGCGCGCCCGTCTGCCACCACCGTCGTGGCCGCGTTGCGTCCTTTCTCGTCCTTCTCCGTCTGAACTGGTACCCATCCCTACGGATCAAGGAGTCACCATGACGGGCACCAACGAGTTCGAGACCCCGACGACGGATCGGACGGACGCACCATCCCAGGCTGCCGCACCGACGTGCTGCAGCACCGAACGGCAGACCACCTGCTGCGATCAGAGCGAGAAGTCGACGTGCTGTGGTCCGGCGGCGACGGCCGGCGGCGGATGCGGCTGCCAATAGCTCTCGACCAGTCCACACGGCGGTGCGGTGCGAGCGAAAGTGGGCTCGCACCGCACCGCCGTCTGTGCGTGGTGATGCGCGGATGACCGGCGTCACCCCACTGGGTTGCCGGCCTACTGATCGTCCGGTGGCGTGGTTCCGCAGGCACAAGCTCCGCCGCCGCGCGGCTGATAGTCGTGCACGTGACCGGTGCGATCCTGGCTGATCTGACAGCAAGCGTGCAGCCGAGCCTGAAGAGTGGCACGGCCGCGCTGCACCCGGGACTTCATCCCGGACACCGAAATTCCCGCCTCGCTGGCCGCGGCGGCGTGGGTTCGGGCGTCGAGGTCGACCATCTTCACCGCCGCGGCCTGCTCTGCGGGCAGCCCGGACAGCATCGGCACCAAGCACGACGCGAGTTCTTTCGCCGCCGCCTCGTCGGGATCGGCTTCGCCGCCGAGTGGGTTGTCCGGGACGGCGTCGACGGCGAGTTCCCGCCGATGAGGCGCCGACCGGTAGTAGTCGGTAATCGCGTTACGGGTGATGGCATACATCCATCCGAGGAGGCGGTCCTGCTCGCGTAGATTGTCAAGACTCTTGGCCATCCGCAGGAACACGATCGACAGAATGTCGTCGGCGTCCTCGGGACGCGAGACCCGGCGGGCGATGAAGGCCCGCAAGTCGCTCGAGAAGCGGCGCCAGAGCTGGTCCAGATCAGCCGGCGCCTGGGATGTCGTCGTGGTGGAAGTGTCCTCGCTCATGATGTTCCGGTTCCTCTCCGTCTCCAGCATCCTCGCCTGACGGCGCGGTGACGACCCCCTGAGTCATCTTTCAGGTACGGACGACGGTCATCACCTTCGGACGCATCGTGCGTCCGAAAGCCAAGTTCCTCGTCTGTATGGGTGTCGATGTCGATGACGGGTTCTCCGCTTCGACGTACCAGTTGAAGCCTGTGAGGAGGTGAGAGCGATGCTGACCACACATTTATTTTCGGGTCTGACCAGCGAAGAGGTCGATCTGATCGTGGCGGAGGAACTGCATCTGCTCGGTGCCGCCGCATGAGCGCTGTCGTCGCCCCGCTCCGGCGTATCCACTGATTCCAGCACCCCCGAACATGCCCCTACCCTCTCGCAGGGTGGGGGCCAGAAGAGTGCCCGGCTCCGGATCAGCAGTGCACACGACAAAACCCGCCCCGCCCTTTCCCTGCGGAAGGGAAAGGGCGGGGCGGGTAAGTCTTCGTTCAGCGGGCGTTCGCCGACCGAACCAGGCGGGTGAGAATGGGGACGGCCGTCACCACCGCCCACAACCCGATCGCCGCGACCAGGGCTGCGGCGGTGTCACCGATGGTCGCGGTGCCGAGCACGTGCCCTCGCAGCGCGTCGGTGGCGTGCGCGACCGGATTGACCGTCGCCATGGCCTGCATCCAGCCGGGCATGGTCTCGATCGGCGCGAAGGCACTCGAGATGAACATCAGCGGCATCATCACCATCATTCCGGCGAACTGCACCACATCCGGGCGGCGGAGCCGGTCCCCGATGAGCCCGAACAAGGCGCTCATCGCCCCGGCCAGCACCACCAGCACGACGACCGCGGCGGCGGCATCGAGCGCGGTGCCGTAGAACTCGAAACCCAATGCGACCGCGGCAATCCCGAGCAGCGCGGCCCGGGCGAGAGTGAAGACCGCCTCGTTAATGGTGCGGGCCACCCCCGGCAACGCCGCGCGCATCGGCAGGGCCGCGAAGCGATCGTGCAGGCCGTTTGTGTGATCGATCGCCGCAGACACTCCGGCATTCGTGCCGGCCATGACGGTGGACACGGCGAGCATGGCCGGGGTGAGGAAAACGATGTAACTGACCCCGGGCGGAAAGCCCGGTCCGGCGGCGACGCTGCGGAAGACCTGGCTGAACAGGACGAGCATCGCCATCGGCATGGTCAACGAGAACATCAGGAGCTGCGGAACGCGGGCGCTGGTGCGCAGGTTGCGAACGGTGAGTGCGGCGAGCTGGTCCCCGATCGGGAACCGCCCCGTCGTGGTGGTGCGAATGGTGGTCATCGGTGGGCTCCAGTGTGGGCGAGGTGGGTGAAGACGTCGTCGAGGCTCGGTGAGGTCACGTCCAGGTCGGTGACCTCGATACCGCCTCGGTGCAGGTGTGCGACCAGTTCGGTCGCGGCGGGCGCATCGTCGACGGTGACCGACACCCGAACCCGGCCGTCGTCGAGATGGTGATCGGTGTCCGGGATGAACGGCAGGCCGCCGAGCTGGTGGGCGGGGACGGTCGCGGTCAGGACCTTGCCGCCGACGATCCGTTTCAGCTCGGCCGGGGTGCCGCAGGCGGCGACGCGACCCCGGCTCAGGACCACGATGTGGTCGGCGAGCCGGTCGGCTTCCTCGAGATACTGGGTGGTGAGCACGACGGTGGTGCCGCTGGTGGTCAGCTCGTCGACGACGTCCCACAGGCCGGCGCGGGCAATCGGGTCGAGACCGGTGGTCGGTTCGTCGAGGAACAGCACCGACGGGGACCCGACGAGGCTCGCGGCCAGATCGACCCGGCGGCGGGAGCCACCGGAAAGTTCCCCGATCCGCCGGGTCGCATACTCGTGCAACCCGAGTCGGTCGATCAGCGCGTCGGCCCGTGCGCGGGCGGCGGTGCGACGCAACCCGGTCAGGCGGCCGATCAGCTCCAAATTCTCTCTGGCGGTGAGAAACTCGTCGAGGCCGGCGTATTGGCCGGTCACCCCGATCCGGCGGCGCACCTCGGTGGCGTCGGCCACCACGTCCAGACCCTCGACCTCCACCCGGCCGATGGTGGGGCGCACCAGGGTGGTCAGGGTACGGATCAAGGTGGTCTTACCGGCGCCGTTGTGGCCGAGTACCCCGAGGGTGGACCCGGCCGCGGCGGCGACGTCGACTCCGTCGAGGGCCCATGTTTTGCCGTAGGCGACGTGCAGGTCCTCGACGAGGACGGCGGGGGCGGTCATCGCACACCCCCGGCGTGGTCGGCGTCGGGATGGGCGGACAAGTGGGTGGTCATCGGAACGGTTCCTCTCGCGGAGAATGCGCTCCCACCCGGTGGTGGGTGGAAGTCCGCTTACTCAGACGAAGCGACCGCGATTCGGACGCAACCGCCGCCGAGCGGCCGTCGGCGGCAGCGCGACCTCTGTCAGGAGCTATCCGTTCGGACGGGCAGACAGAGTGACCATCTGCGGAGTCGGTGCGGCGCCGCGGCCACCCACGGTGGCGGATTCGGATTCGTCGAACACCCCGGCGCCGCCGCACACCCCCGTCTCGGGCAGGGTCAGCTCGACTCGGGCCGCGGCGTCGTGATCCCCGCTCAGGGCGGCGGCGATGCTGCGAACCTGCTCGTACCCCGTCATTGCCAGGAAGGTCGGGGCGCGGCCATAGCTCTTCATTCCAGCCAGGAACACATTCGGCTCCGGATGCGACAATTCGGCCACCCCGTGCGGGTAGACGGTGCCGCAGGAGTGTACGTTCGGGTCGATCAACGGCGCCAACTGGGTCGGGGCCTGCAGCACGGGGTCGAGGCCGAGGCGGATCTCCGACAGCCAGGACAGGTCTGGGCGGAACCCGGTGAGCACCACCACCCGGTCGACGTTCTCGATGCGGGCCCCGGTGTCGGAGACCAACGCCATCTGCCCACCGTCGGATTCGATTGTCGCGGTGCGGAACCCGGGAACCACCTGCAACAGTCCGGCATCGACGGCCGCCTTGGCGCGCAGGCCGAGGGCGCCGCGGGCAGGTAGCTGGTCGTCCTCGCCGCCGCCGAACGTGGAGCCGACGTCACCGCGGCGCAACACCCACGTGATGCGGGTGCCCGGGGCCTGCTTCTCCAGATTGGCCAACGCGACGATCGCGGTCAGCGCCGAGTGGCCACTGCCGGCGATGACGGTGTGCTTTCCTCCGTAACGGGCCCACGCGTCCTCGTCCGCGAGGTTCGGGACCCGGTACTCGATCCGGTCCGCGGCAGCCTTCTCGCCGAGTGCCGGCAGGCCTTCGCCGCCGAGCGGGTT comes from Rhodococcus oxybenzonivorans and encodes:
- the dnaJ gene encoding molecular chaperone DnaJ gives rise to the protein MTQREWVERDFYADLGVPSDASTEHIKKAYRKLARELHPDANPHDSRAEDRFKTVSEAHAVLSDPVKRKDYDETRRLFTPGAFGRSGFHAGARSGAGGSGRDFGIGDLFGRSSPFTSTGDLFDRTTGTRPRRGSDVETDTQLTFRAAIRGTVVPLQVSGVSTCTACHGSGTTPGTTARACPRCYGMGLVTRNLGAFGFSEPCDDCRGTGFVIDAPCPDCQGTGSGNRTRTVNVRVPAGVCDGQRLRLPGQGEPGLRGAPSGDLYVRVHVTADPVFGRDGDDLTVTIPVTFSELALGATMSVPTLEGTVGMKIPAGTAAGRTFRIRGRGAPRRDGTAGDLLIRTEVTVPPKLDATAAEALRAYAHAERASGFDPRAKWAGRR
- a CDS encoding ATP-binding cassette domain-containing protein, coding for MTAPAVLVEDLHVAYGKTWALDGVDVAAAAGSTLGVLGHNGAGKTTLIRTLTTLVRPTIGRVEVEGLDVVADATEVRRRIGVTGQYAGLDEFLTARENLELIGRLTGLRRTAARARADALIDRLGLHEYATRRIGELSGGSRRRVDLAASLVGSPSVLFLDEPTTGLDPIARAGLWDVVDELTTSGTTVVLTTQYLEEADRLADHIVVLSRGRVAACGTPAELKRIVGGKVLTATVPAHQLGGLPFIPDTDHHLDDGRVRVSVTVDDAPAATELVAHLHRGGIEVTDLDVTSPSLDDVFTHLAHTGAHR
- a CDS encoding sigma-70 family RNA polymerase sigma factor; protein product: MSEDTSTTTTSQAPADLDQLWRRFSSDLRAFIARRVSRPEDADDILSIVFLRMAKSLDNLREQDRLLGWMYAITRNAITDYYRSAPHRRELAVDAVPDNPLGGEADPDEAAAKELASCLVPMLSGLPAEQAAAVKMVDLDARTHAAAASEAGISVSGMKSRVQRGRATLQARLHACCQISQDRTGHVHDYQPRGGGACACGTTPPDDQ
- a CDS encoding SelT/SelW/SelH family protein, whose translation is MTTSSPGSRVEITYCTQCQWLLRAAWMAQELLGTFGQDLGEVALVPGTGGIFRITVDGELIWDRKEKSGFPEITVLKQLVRDRVAPDRHLGHSDRAET
- a CDS encoding NAD(P)-binding domain-containing protein, whose translation is MSALPVVVVGAGPIGLAAAAELRERGLTPLVFERGPVAGAAVAEWNHVRLFSRWEELIDPAARRLLEAAGWAAPDDDAYPTGQDWAENYLQPLASALGDVVQLGTEVIGVARRGRDRVVDAGRDTEPLSVHLRRSGGTEDRIIAQAVIDASGTWGTPNPLGGEGLPALGEKAAADRIEYRVPNLADEDAWARYGGKHTVIAGSGHSALTAIVALANLEKQAPGTRITWVLRRGDVGSTFGGGEDDQLPARGALGLRAKAAVDAGLLQVVPGFRTATIESDGGQMALVSDTGARIENVDRVVVLTGFRPDLSWLSEIRLGLDPVLQAPTQLAPLIDPNVHSCGTVYPHGVAELSHPEPNVFLAGMKSYGRAPTFLAMTGYEQVRSIAAALSGDHDAAARVELTLPETGVCGGAGVFDESESATVGGRGAAPTPQMVTLSARPNG
- a CDS encoding ABC transporter permease, with translation MTTIRTTTTGRFPIGDQLAALTVRNLRTSARVPQLLMFSLTMPMAMLVLFSQVFRSVAAGPGFPPGVSYIVFLTPAMLAVSTVMAGTNAGVSAAIDHTNGLHDRFAALPMRAALPGVARTINEAVFTLARAALLGIAAVALGFEFYGTALDAAAAVVVLVVLAGAMSALFGLIGDRLRRPDVVQFAGMMVMMPLMFISSAFAPIETMPGWMQAMATVNPVAHATDALRGHVLGTATIGDTAAALVAAIGLWAVVTAVPILTRLVRSANAR